One Synechococcus sp. MU1617 DNA window includes the following coding sequences:
- a CDS encoding TMEM165/GDT1 family protein, whose amino-acid sequence MSEQTSPESRSFAAVLFSTFTTVFIAELGDKTQLATLLLSAQSGSPVLVFIGAALALIASSLVGVLVGQWLAKTLPPERLELMAGVLMVALGIWLGLQAARSLWLNVAS is encoded by the coding sequence ATGAGTGAGCAAACCAGCCCTGAGTCGCGCAGCTTTGCTGCCGTTCTGTTCAGCACCTTCACCACGGTTTTTATTGCTGAACTTGGCGACAAAACGCAGTTGGCAACGCTCTTGCTCTCGGCCCAGTCGGGCTCACCGGTTCTGGTGTTCATTGGTGCCGCTCTAGCGTTGATTGCCTCCAGCCTTGTGGGCGTTCTCGTGGGTCAATGGTTGGCCAAAACCCTTCCGCCTGAGCGTCTTGAACTGATGGCTGGAGTGCTGATGGTGGCGCTTGGCATCTGGCTGGGTCTCCAGGCTGCCCGCTCCCTTTGGCTCAATGTCGCGAGCTGA
- a CDS encoding TMEM165/GDT1 family protein, translating into MDFPLLISTFLTVFLAELGDKTQLATVAISGTSNRPLAVFLGSSSALVLASLLGAFAGGSVATVIPSDLLQLLASLGFLVIGGRLLVPLFRETEPAADGDQTPES; encoded by the coding sequence ATGGATTTTCCACTTCTGATTTCAACCTTCTTGACCGTGTTCCTGGCCGAACTCGGTGACAAGACCCAACTCGCCACCGTTGCCATCAGCGGCACGTCCAATCGCCCCCTGGCTGTGTTTCTGGGCTCATCATCCGCGTTGGTTCTTGCCAGTTTGCTCGGGGCCTTTGCTGGTGGATCCGTTGCGACGGTGATTCCCAGTGACTTACTTCAGCTGTTGGCCTCGCTGGGTTTCCTTGTGATCGGTGGTCGTTTGCTGGTTCCTCTGTTCCGTGAGACAGAACCCGCCGCGGACGGGGATCAAACTCCTGAGTCCTAG
- a CDS encoding DUF475 domain-containing protein yields the protein MDITSLPSLSDFFEGADQWREVVSLLPVLVLLELILSADNAVALAAIARSSRQPEQERLALNLGIGIALVLRIGLIVVAQWVLQNAWVQLLAAAYLVWLVVDHFNNRSGDDAESIGGSESSALSRPFLNTVLLLAFTDLAFSIDSVAAAVAISDQILLISAGAFIGIVALRFTSALFIRWLDLYPRLETAGFLAVAFVALRLIVHVVLPSINQPDWLTLLVVLMLFGWGMSIRSNDLDQDESHAC from the coding sequence ATGGACATCACTTCGCTTCCCTCACTCTCGGATTTTTTCGAAGGTGCCGATCAATGGAGAGAGGTTGTGTCACTGCTCCCAGTTCTGGTGTTGCTGGAGCTGATCCTGTCGGCCGACAATGCCGTGGCCCTCGCTGCCATCGCCCGCAGCAGCCGCCAACCGGAGCAGGAACGCCTTGCCCTCAACCTGGGCATTGGCATTGCACTGGTCTTGCGGATCGGCTTAATCGTTGTTGCCCAGTGGGTGTTGCAAAACGCGTGGGTGCAGTTATTGGCTGCCGCTTATCTGGTGTGGCTGGTCGTGGATCACTTCAACAATCGATCAGGCGATGACGCGGAGTCCATCGGGGGCAGTGAATCCAGCGCTCTTTCACGCCCTTTTCTCAACACTGTTCTGCTGCTGGCCTTCACAGATCTTGCCTTCTCCATTGATAGCGTTGCCGCAGCAGTGGCCATCAGTGATCAAATTTTGTTGATCAGCGCAGGCGCCTTCATTGGCATCGTGGCGCTGCGCTTCACGTCCGCCCTGTTCATCCGCTGGCTTGATCTCTATCCACGTCTGGAAACGGCTGGATTTCTCGCTGTTGCCTTTGTGGCGCTGCGCCTGATTGTTCACGTTGTTCTCCCCAGCATCAATCAACCCGATTGGCTCACCCTGTTGGTGGTGCTGATGCTGTTTGGCTGGGGAATGTCAATCCGCAGCAACGATCTCGATCAGGACGAAAGCCATGCTTGTTGA
- the acsF gene encoding magnesium-protoporphyrin IX monomethyl ester (oxidative) cyclase, with the protein MVPPTAVAEGSAVAIKDPVKDTILTPRFYTTDFEAMAAMDLQPNEAELEAICEEFRKDYNRHHFVRNEEFEGAADKLDPETRKVFIEFLEQSCTSEFSGFLLYKELSRRIKAKNPLLAECFAHMARDEARHAGFLNKSMGDFGMQLDLGFLTANKDYTFFKPKFIFYATYLSEKIGYWRYIAIYRHLEKNPDSKIFPIFNFFENWCQDENRHGDFFDALMKAQPDTVRGPIAKLWCRFFLLAVFATMYVRDVARKDFYEALGLDARTYDKMVIEKTNETSARVFPVVLDVNNDKFWTRLERLVANNAALEKADASGAIAPVKLLRKLPFWIRNGAEMAKLFLMPAVDSERFQPAVR; encoded by the coding sequence ATGGTCCCTCCCACCGCCGTGGCCGAAGGCAGCGCTGTAGCCATCAAGGATCCTGTCAAGGACACAATCCTGACCCCTCGCTTCTACACCACCGATTTCGAAGCGATGGCGGCAATGGACCTTCAGCCCAATGAGGCTGAACTGGAAGCCATCTGTGAAGAGTTCAGGAAGGATTACAACCGACACCATTTCGTTCGGAACGAAGAGTTTGAAGGCGCCGCTGACAAGCTCGATCCGGAAACACGCAAGGTGTTCATCGAATTCCTCGAGCAGAGCTGCACGTCGGAATTTTCAGGATTCCTTCTCTACAAGGAGCTGAGCCGCCGCATCAAAGCCAAAAATCCGCTTCTGGCGGAGTGCTTCGCTCACATGGCTCGTGACGAAGCTCGCCACGCCGGTTTCCTCAACAAGTCGATGGGCGACTTCGGGATGCAGCTGGATCTCGGCTTCCTGACGGCCAACAAGGACTACACGTTCTTTAAGCCGAAATTCATCTTTTACGCCACTTACCTGTCTGAAAAGATCGGCTATTGGCGTTACATCGCCATTTACCGTCACCTCGAAAAGAATCCCGACAGCAAGATCTTCCCGATCTTCAATTTCTTCGAGAACTGGTGTCAGGACGAAAACCGTCATGGCGATTTTTTCGATGCCTTAATGAAGGCTCAACCGGACACGGTTCGTGGACCGATCGCCAAGCTCTGGTGCCGCTTCTTCCTGCTGGCGGTTTTCGCCACAATGTATGTGCGTGACGTGGCTCGCAAGGACTTCTACGAGGCTCTCGGATTGGACGCTCGCACCTACGACAAGATGGTGATCGAGAAGACCAATGAAACCTCTGCGCGCGTTTTTCCTGTTGTTCTTGATGTGAACAACGACAAATTCTGGACCCGCCTCGAACGCCTTGTAGCGAACAATGCCGCCCTCGAAAAAGCTGATGCCAGCGGTGCTATTGCTCCTGTGAAGCTGCTGCGGAAGCTGCCCTTCTGGATCCGTAATGGTGCCGAAATGGCCAAGCTTTTCCTGATGCCTGCGGTCGACAGCGAACGCTTCCAGCCTGCCGTGCGCTGA
- the psb30 gene encoding photosystem II reaction center protein Ycf12/Psb30, with the protein MGFDIHLIANFAALAMITIAGPAVIFILFYRRGAL; encoded by the coding sequence ATGGGCTTTGACATTCACCTGATCGCCAACTTTGCCGCCCTGGCGATGATCACCATTGCAGGTCCCGCTGTCATCTTCATCCTCTTCTACCGCCGCGGTGCGCTCTGA
- a CDS encoding flavin prenyltransferase UbiX, producing the protein MHPYVLAVTGASAQPLAERALQLLLQNGRAVHLVLSHGAHEVFRAEQGLSIPVDPVKQREFWRDRLAVESGELTCHRWNDQAACIASGSYKTRAMVIVPCSMGTVGRIHAGIAADLIERCADVHLKERRPLVIAPREMPFNLIHLRNLTGLAEAGATIAAPIPAWYTRPDSLQEMVDFLVVRLFDGLEEDLAPLKRWNGPLE; encoded by the coding sequence ATGCATCCCTATGTGCTTGCCGTCACCGGTGCATCGGCCCAACCACTGGCCGAGCGCGCCCTACAGCTGCTGTTGCAGAACGGGCGCGCGGTGCATCTCGTGCTCAGCCATGGTGCCCATGAGGTCTTCCGTGCGGAACAGGGCCTGTCCATTCCTGTGGATCCTGTCAAGCAACGCGAGTTCTGGAGAGACAGGCTTGCAGTGGAGAGCGGCGAACTCACCTGTCATCGCTGGAATGATCAAGCTGCCTGCATCGCGAGTGGGAGCTACAAAACCCGGGCGATGGTCATCGTTCCCTGCAGTATGGGTACCGTCGGGCGGATCCATGCCGGTATTGCAGCTGATCTGATCGAACGTTGTGCAGATGTGCATCTGAAGGAGCGCCGTCCTCTGGTGATTGCTCCGCGGGAGATGCCCTTCAACCTCATTCACCTCCGCAACCTCACCGGCCTGGCTGAGGCTGGAGCAACCATTGCCGCTCCCATCCCGGCGTGGTATACCCGGCCCGATTCGTTGCAAGAGATGGTGGACTTTTTAGTGGTGCGCTTGTTCGATGGTCTGGAGGAAGACCTCGCACCCCTGAAACGCTGGAACGGCCCCCTGGAATGA
- a CDS encoding DUF6464 family protein, which produces MLVELRHISGDRLIHRIDLEDPPQPGRWLVVEEQSFLVMQRRHRYALRNGRYVMASVALMVKPQARPADATPWRHGWVIGDPKCRFNARSPLLRCAVWPEGPCESCSHRELVNP; this is translated from the coding sequence ATGCTTGTTGAACTTCGCCATATCAGCGGTGATCGTTTGATCCATCGCATTGATCTTGAGGATCCACCCCAACCAGGACGCTGGCTTGTTGTCGAAGAGCAATCCTTCCTTGTGATGCAACGTCGACACCGTTATGCCCTGCGTAACGGTCGCTATGTGATGGCATCGGTGGCCTTGATGGTGAAACCCCAGGCTCGACCCGCGGACGCAACACCCTGGAGACACGGCTGGGTGATCGGCGACCCGAAATGTCGGTTCAATGCTCGCAGCCCTTTGCTTCGCTGTGCCGTGTGGCCGGAAGGCCCCTGCGAGAGCTGCAGCCATCGTGAACTCGTTAATCCGTGA
- a CDS encoding TldD/PmbA family protein yields the protein MMTSNNSLNATDLRDRLQTLASREGIRLWDLGAACSDDCSVQVDRGEAKQLKASQRSSITVRVWNNDGLVGITSTTDLSDNGLEQALVGAHAASRFGNPEEIPQFSPLATAPLPELDRPLQPRQGILPLLDTLRAAEADLLGRHPAIQTVPYNGLAESLSQSLYLNSEGALRQMERTQASLYLYARAEETGRKPRSGGAVRLGLGSSELDVQGCISEAIDRTVSHLNYRPIETGSYRVCFTPEAFLSLLGAFSSMFNARSVLDGVSLSQRDSIGSDVAVPFFNLHDDGLHPGHISAAAFDGEGTPTRRLSLIEDGTLRNFLHSEATARAFGVQPTGHAGLGAKVSVGPDWFVVGSNPQVSSGNTLDHSTESGPFVLIEDLSALHAGVKATQGSFSLPFDGWLVNNGERLSVEAATVAGDIRSVLNGIVHLEADAEVTHRGVSPHVWVDGLSITGEA from the coding sequence ATGATGACCAGCAACAACAGCCTCAACGCCACAGATCTGAGGGATCGCCTACAGACCCTCGCCTCCCGCGAAGGCATTCGTCTCTGGGACCTTGGTGCCGCCTGCAGCGATGACTGCTCCGTTCAGGTGGATCGCGGTGAAGCCAAACAACTCAAGGCTTCGCAGCGGAGCTCAATCACCGTCCGGGTCTGGAACAACGATGGACTGGTGGGCATCACCAGCACCACTGACCTCTCGGATAACGGCTTAGAACAAGCTCTGGTCGGAGCACATGCGGCCAGCCGTTTTGGAAATCCCGAGGAAATTCCTCAATTCTCACCATTGGCAACAGCTCCACTCCCCGAGCTTGATCGACCGCTTCAACCACGCCAGGGAATCCTCCCCCTCCTGGACACCCTGCGGGCTGCGGAAGCAGACCTGCTAGGTCGCCACCCCGCTATCCAGACCGTTCCCTACAACGGACTGGCGGAATCCCTATCCCAGAGCCTCTATCTCAACAGTGAAGGAGCACTCCGCCAGATGGAGCGCACCCAAGCCAGCCTGTATCTCTACGCAAGAGCGGAAGAAACAGGTCGCAAGCCCCGTAGTGGAGGTGCTGTTCGTTTGGGTCTTGGCAGCAGCGAGCTGGATGTTCAAGGCTGCATCAGCGAAGCGATTGATCGCACCGTCAGCCATCTGAACTATCGACCGATCGAAACCGGGAGCTACCGGGTTTGTTTTACACCTGAGGCCTTTCTCTCGTTGCTCGGTGCCTTCAGCAGCATGTTCAATGCTCGTTCGGTACTCGATGGTGTGAGCTTGAGCCAGCGGGATTCGATTGGATCCGATGTGGCGGTTCCCTTCTTCAATCTCCACGATGATGGTCTCCATCCCGGCCACATCAGTGCTGCAGCCTTTGATGGCGAGGGAACCCCGACCCGGCGGCTCTCCTTGATTGAGGACGGAACTTTGCGGAACTTCCTTCACTCGGAAGCCACGGCGCGGGCTTTCGGTGTTCAACCCACAGGCCATGCAGGCCTTGGAGCCAAGGTTTCGGTTGGTCCCGACTGGTTTGTGGTTGGTTCCAACCCTCAGGTGAGTAGCGGCAACACCCTCGATCACAGCACCGAGTCAGGCCCCTTCGTTCTGATTGAGGATCTGTCAGCTCTCCACGCCGGTGTGAAAGCCACCCAGGGCTCCTTCTCCTTGCCTTTCGATGGCTGGTTGGTGAACAACGGCGAACGGCTGTCCGTTGAAGCGGCAACGGTTGCTGGTGACATCCGCTCCGTTCTCAACGGGATCGTTCATTTGGAAGCTGATGCTGAAGTCACCCACCGTGGGGTTTCCCCTCATGTGTGGGTGGATGGACTCTCCATCACGGGCGAAGCCTGA
- a CDS encoding YkgJ family cysteine cluster protein gives MSRTTPQWTCIKHCGACCRLAPEERADALAALSEEQQRTYLAMVGPDGWCIHYDTGSQRCTIYEERPDFCRVSGLGRLFDVPDDQFDAFAIACCQQQIRSSYGGRSGVMRRFNRAQTSGGSVDE, from the coding sequence ATGAGCCGAACGACGCCGCAATGGACTTGTATCAAGCACTGCGGAGCCTGTTGCCGGCTCGCTCCGGAAGAACGGGCTGACGCCCTGGCGGCCTTGAGCGAAGAGCAACAACGCACCTATTTGGCCATGGTTGGTCCCGACGGCTGGTGCATTCACTACGACACGGGCAGTCAGCGATGCACGATTTATGAGGAGCGTCCTGACTTTTGTCGTGTGAGTGGCCTGGGCCGTCTGTTTGACGTTCCCGATGATCAGTTCGATGCCTTTGCCATCGCTTGTTGCCAACAGCAGATTCGCAGCAGCTATGGCGGTCGCAGTGGCGTGATGCGTAGGTTCAATCGCGCTCAGACCTCTGGAGGCTCTGTTGATGAGTGA
- a CDS encoding RNB domain-containing ribonuclease, translated as MKFTVADLLDQLSTEHPSEPDQLAKILKLSNKTDKASLELAVSSLVKIGVIEQTSEGGLTRPQQSDLIDARLRCSSKGFCFAIRDDGGEDIYIRDHQLNHAWNGDRVLVRVTRDGGRRRSPEGGVQCILERATQSLLAQVEQQSEQLLAAPLDDRVLAGIELPAEDLKHLPGDEVSSVVEVRIDRYPLAQHAAAGHVVRSLPLNGGPAADRDLLLTKAGLQDRPAAPRSSGKNPATKGRVDLTEQPSLLLKGWTQEDAPGLPAVHVEAMDGGCRLWVHVPSVGERIGIGNSLDACLRDRGEALCLGQVWQPLLTPALNKATSFSAGSEADAISVRLDISANGEVSNWEFMLSSVRPVADVCAEQLIALAERKPKARSIPAALKPIKDQLGQLETLRFCSTLLLEHERINGVVQLNLCPPQLEALGDLRSADPSGLRHRWVDAFNPLDPHAFLQPLLRAADRAWTAQRLDLQLPGITIEADEPDGSVLTDVAKTAIALDLPLELDDDGSPSASELIQVFKDSSQRRVLEQQLSHALPQLCLVASKEATPASAVSDGEEAALSSPKTSLTPWTCATQHYAHLVNQQVIVALLTEAKDRPTVRHKTRLKLGLKGAGADLTWPLFTASQEEKLNGLVNERTVQRLNSRRRQVLELEKDLLSMIQARSAQPLIGQQVEGHISGVQSYGFFVEVGESRVEGLVHVSSLNDDWYEYRSRQNRLVGRKNRQTYQLGDTVQVRVINVDVLRNQIDLEVISQGSNGSSEPESSEPLPVALSER; from the coding sequence ATGAAATTCACGGTTGCCGATCTGCTGGATCAGCTCTCGACAGAGCATCCATCCGAGCCAGACCAACTGGCCAAGATCCTCAAGCTCAGCAACAAAACGGATAAAGCATCACTTGAGTTGGCCGTTTCATCACTCGTGAAGATCGGTGTGATCGAACAGACGAGTGAGGGAGGTCTCACACGACCCCAACAGAGTGACCTGATTGATGCCCGCCTGCGTTGCAGCAGCAAAGGCTTCTGCTTCGCTATTCGCGATGACGGCGGCGAAGATATCTATATCCGCGACCATCAGCTCAACCACGCCTGGAATGGCGATCGTGTGCTGGTGCGGGTGACGAGGGATGGTGGACGCCGCCGCTCACCAGAAGGTGGCGTGCAATGCATCCTTGAAAGGGCCACTCAATCGCTCTTGGCTCAGGTGGAGCAGCAGAGCGAGCAGCTGCTGGCCGCCCCCTTGGACGACAGGGTGCTCGCTGGTATTGAACTTCCAGCAGAGGACTTAAAGCATCTCCCCGGCGATGAAGTCTCCAGCGTTGTCGAGGTGCGCATCGATCGCTACCCCTTGGCGCAGCATGCTGCCGCCGGTCATGTTGTGCGATCTCTCCCGCTCAACGGCGGACCTGCAGCAGATCGAGACCTGTTACTAACCAAGGCTGGGCTTCAAGACCGTCCGGCTGCACCCCGAAGCTCTGGCAAAAACCCTGCGACCAAGGGCCGGGTTGATCTCACGGAGCAACCTTCGTTGCTTCTCAAGGGATGGACTCAGGAGGATGCGCCGGGGTTGCCTGCCGTGCATGTTGAGGCCATGGACGGTGGTTGTCGCCTCTGGGTCCATGTGCCCAGCGTGGGCGAGCGGATCGGGATAGGCAACAGCCTTGATGCCTGCCTGCGCGATCGCGGCGAAGCGCTTTGCCTCGGTCAAGTCTGGCAACCCCTGCTGACTCCGGCCCTCAACAAGGCCACCAGCTTCTCCGCTGGGTCCGAGGCTGACGCCATCAGCGTTCGGCTCGATATCTCAGCCAACGGTGAGGTGAGCAATTGGGAGTTCATGCTGAGCTCGGTGCGTCCCGTCGCCGACGTCTGCGCTGAGCAGTTGATCGCCCTTGCGGAACGCAAACCCAAGGCGCGCAGCATTCCTGCGGCGCTCAAACCGATCAAAGACCAGCTCGGTCAGTTGGAGACCCTGCGGTTCTGCAGCACCCTGCTGTTGGAGCATGAGCGCATCAACGGGGTTGTGCAACTCAATCTCTGCCCTCCACAGCTGGAGGCCCTTGGTGACCTGCGCAGCGCAGATCCATCCGGTTTGCGGCATCGCTGGGTTGATGCGTTCAACCCGTTGGACCCCCATGCGTTCCTTCAGCCTCTGTTGAGGGCTGCTGACCGTGCATGGACCGCCCAACGACTCGATCTGCAATTGCCTGGGATCACCATCGAGGCGGATGAACCTGATGGCAGCGTGCTGACCGATGTGGCGAAGACAGCCATTGCCTTGGATCTCCCCCTTGAGCTGGATGACGACGGCAGCCCATCAGCTTCGGAACTGATTCAGGTGTTCAAAGACAGCAGTCAACGCCGGGTGCTTGAACAGCAGCTCAGTCACGCCCTGCCACAGCTTTGCCTTGTGGCATCGAAAGAAGCCACCCCGGCGTCAGCAGTTTCCGATGGGGAGGAGGCTGCTTTGAGCAGCCCCAAGACTTCTCTTACTCCATGGACTTGTGCCACCCAGCACTACGCCCATCTGGTGAATCAACAGGTGATCGTTGCGCTGCTGACCGAGGCCAAGGATCGTCCAACCGTGCGTCACAAGACGCGCCTGAAGCTTGGGCTTAAGGGTGCCGGTGCTGATCTCACATGGCCCCTGTTCACGGCATCCCAGGAAGAGAAACTGAACGGATTGGTGAACGAGCGCACCGTGCAGCGGCTCAACAGCCGTCGACGTCAGGTGTTGGAACTGGAAAAGGATCTGCTGTCGATGATCCAAGCTCGTTCAGCCCAGCCCCTGATCGGCCAACAGGTGGAAGGCCACATCAGTGGTGTTCAGAGCTATGGCTTCTTTGTTGAAGTTGGTGAGAGTCGTGTTGAGGGGCTGGTTCATGTGAGCTCCCTCAACGATGACTGGTACGAATACAGATCACGCCAGAATCGCTTGGTCGGGCGCAAGAACCGTCAGACCTATCAACTCGGCGACACCGTTCAGGTGCGCGTGATCAATGTGGATGTTCTGCGTAACCAGATCGACCTCGAGGTCATCAGTCAGGGTTCCAATGGCTCCAGTGAGCCTGAATCTTCGGAACCTTTGCCCGTGGCCCTCAGCGAGCGCTGA
- a CDS encoding DUF2996 domain-containing protein: MSETPVEKPSSGQDAPAKAAPKAKPPKPEDKPFPEFIDTLFLPAVAKQLAEHDIKADRLERVDGQRPVVGGECPMVVGELPGGRRFWVCFSKADINSTKVIALADPGSEPTLLESFLIDEKRMSLPLLVSRLLQRLNGQKWLGGN, from the coding sequence GTGAGCGAAACCCCAGTCGAGAAGCCGTCTTCAGGTCAAGACGCCCCCGCCAAAGCGGCGCCAAAAGCCAAGCCTCCCAAACCGGAGGACAAGCCCTTCCCTGAATTCATCGACACGCTGTTTCTGCCGGCCGTCGCCAAACAGCTGGCCGAACACGACATCAAAGCTGATCGGCTTGAGCGCGTGGACGGGCAGCGTCCTGTCGTCGGTGGTGAATGTCCGATGGTGGTTGGCGAATTGCCTGGGGGCCGCCGCTTCTGGGTCTGCTTCTCCAAGGCCGACATCAACAGCACCAAGGTGATTGCCCTTGCTGATCCCGGTAGTGAGCCAACGCTGCTGGAGAGCTTTCTGATCGATGAGAAGCGAATGTCCTTGCCCCTTCTTGTGTCCCGCCTGTTGCAACGGCTTAACGGCCAAAAGTGGCTGGGAGGTAACTAA
- the fmt gene encoding methionyl-tRNA formyltransferase yields MKILFWGTPVYAVPTLDALHQAGHTIVGVVTQPDRRRGRGKQLVPSPVKARAEELGLPVFTPERIKRDDACKAELDALGADVSVVVAFGQILPKDVLQQPPLGSWNGHGSLLPRWRGAGPIQWALLEGDQETGVGIMAMEEGLDTGPVLLEQRIPIQLLDSSIALAERLSALTADLMVQAMPLIEAAGPGSEGERLARLNVRVQAEESTYARMLEKQDFQLDWSASALSIHRKVMGLHPGAFTQWHGKRLKVLRTEPLIERLQDQLSAEVRNLVGQWPTGGHPPGTILAVIEDLGLVVSSSGCPLLIREAQLEGKARSTAPVLFQQLKATPGDRFGEG; encoded by the coding sequence TTGAAGATTCTGTTCTGGGGGACACCGGTCTATGCCGTGCCGACCCTTGATGCATTGCATCAGGCGGGTCACACCATCGTTGGGGTGGTGACCCAGCCTGATCGCCGGCGTGGTCGCGGCAAACAGTTGGTTCCATCACCGGTCAAGGCGAGGGCTGAAGAGCTGGGTCTTCCGGTGTTCACCCCTGAACGGATCAAACGGGATGACGCTTGCAAGGCTGAGCTTGATGCTCTCGGAGCCGATGTCTCAGTGGTGGTCGCCTTCGGTCAGATCCTTCCCAAGGATGTGTTGCAGCAACCGCCCCTGGGCTCCTGGAACGGCCACGGATCGCTACTGCCCCGTTGGCGAGGTGCGGGTCCAATTCAGTGGGCCCTGCTCGAAGGTGATCAGGAAACGGGTGTTGGAATCATGGCCATGGAAGAAGGCCTCGACACCGGACCTGTGCTGCTGGAGCAACGCATCCCGATCCAGCTGCTGGATTCATCCATCGCCTTAGCCGAACGGCTGAGTGCACTGACCGCAGACCTGATGGTGCAGGCCATGCCTTTGATTGAAGCGGCTGGCCCTGGCAGCGAAGGCGAGAGATTGGCAAGGCTCAACGTGCGCGTTCAGGCAGAGGAGTCGACCTATGCCCGCATGTTGGAGAAGCAGGATTTCCAATTGGATTGGTCAGCCTCTGCCCTCAGCATCCATCGCAAAGTGATGGGGCTTCATCCCGGAGCATTCACCCAATGGCATGGCAAACGTTTGAAGGTGTTGCGCACGGAGCCGTTGATCGAGCGCTTGCAGGATCAACTCAGCGCCGAGGTGCGCAACCTCGTGGGTCAATGGCCCACCGGCGGGCATCCCCCAGGGACGATCTTGGCGGTGATTGAGGATCTGGGACTTGTGGTGAGCAGTTCCGGCTGTCCTCTTCTGATTCGGGAGGCACAGCTGGAAGGGAAAGCACGCAGCACAGCACCCGTTCTGTTTCAGCAACTCAAGGCCACTCCAGGAGATCGCTTCGGCGAGGGTTGA
- a CDS encoding TldD/PmbA family protein, whose amino-acid sequence MTNAFSNQWRGLMESLLHRGSAAGADLVEVFLERTDHIGLLAEQDRITSVNPSFARGAGLRVFRDGRDGFVSTNDLSEVGLQRALDQALAMLGLEAQQLTSSATFEGLKQLTDHGLTKADWLERCPSLDQASECLLQGTTHLDRLGQHLQVRRGSYARDWQEVLVAASDGTFARDIRLHQSTGLSVLAADGDHRSSIGRRYGSSDRPDDLRDWDSEASAAEVCNSAGTMLRADYVDAGQMPAVLANRFGGVIFHEACGHLLETTQIERGTTPFADRVGELIAHPAVTAIDEGLSGGSFGSLSMDDEGMEPERTVLIKDGVLQRFISDRAGELRTGHKRTGSGRRQSHAFAAASRMRNTFIDAGSHTPEQLIESVDQGLYCKAMGGGSVGPTGQFNFSVEEGYLIENGKLTKPVKGATLIGDAKEVMPRISMCANDLDLAAGFCGSVSGSVFVTVGQPHIKVDSITVGGR is encoded by the coding sequence TTGACCAACGCCTTTTCGAATCAGTGGCGAGGACTCATGGAGTCCTTGCTGCATCGCGGCAGTGCTGCAGGAGCCGACCTGGTGGAGGTGTTCCTCGAGCGCACCGATCACATCGGTTTGCTCGCTGAACAGGACCGGATCACCAGTGTCAATCCATCCTTCGCCCGTGGCGCTGGCCTAAGGGTGTTCCGTGATGGCCGGGATGGCTTCGTAAGCACCAACGACCTCAGCGAAGTAGGACTCCAGCGGGCCCTCGATCAGGCCCTCGCCATGCTCGGGCTCGAGGCTCAACAGCTCACTTCGTCGGCAACTTTTGAAGGATTGAAGCAGCTGACCGACCATGGTCTGACCAAAGCCGACTGGCTGGAACGCTGTCCATCCCTCGACCAGGCCAGCGAATGTCTGCTTCAGGGCACAACCCATCTCGATCGTCTCGGTCAGCACCTTCAGGTGCGCCGTGGCAGTTATGCCCGCGATTGGCAAGAAGTGTTGGTGGCTGCATCCGATGGCACCTTCGCCCGGGACATCCGCCTGCATCAATCGACCGGTCTTTCCGTTCTTGCCGCCGACGGAGATCACCGCTCCAGCATTGGCCGCCGCTATGGAAGTTCCGATCGTCCGGATGATCTTCGGGACTGGGATTCCGAGGCGAGTGCAGCTGAGGTCTGCAACAGCGCAGGAACAATGCTGCGTGCCGACTACGTGGATGCCGGACAGATGCCGGCCGTTCTTGCCAACCGCTTCGGTGGCGTGATTTTCCATGAGGCCTGTGGGCACCTACTCGAAACAACCCAGATCGAACGGGGCACCACTCCCTTCGCTGACCGCGTTGGTGAATTGATCGCTCACCCAGCTGTCACCGCTATCGATGAAGGGCTAAGTGGTGGATCCTTCGGTTCCCTCTCGATGGACGACGAAGGAATGGAACCGGAGCGCACTGTTCTGATCAAAGACGGCGTGCTGCAACGGTTCATCAGTGATCGAGCCGGTGAACTGCGCACGGGTCACAAACGCACCGGAAGCGGCCGTCGTCAGAGCCATGCCTTCGCCGCTGCGAGCCGGATGCGCAACACCTTCATCGATGCGGGCTCGCATACCCCCGAGCAGTTGATTGAATCCGTCGACCAGGGTCTGTATTGCAAGGCCATGGGTGGGGGAAGCGTCGGTCCGACAGGTCAGTTCAATTTCTCCGTTGAAGAGGGTTACCTGATCGAGAACGGCAAGCTCACCAAACCGGTGAAAGGGGCCACGTTGATCGGTGATGCCAAGGAGGTGATGCCTCGCATCTCGATGTGTGCCAATGATCTGGACCTGGCTGCCGGGTTCTGCGGTTCCGTCAGCGGAAGTGTGTTCGTCACCGTGGGCCAACCCCATATCAAGGTTGATTCGATCACGGTGGGGGGGCGTTGA